The Achromobacter deleyi genome has a window encoding:
- a CDS encoding Bug family tripartite tricarboxylate transporter substrate binding protein — protein sequence MKPLRPLIAALAAAAAFSGAAQAQTADWPAKPITMIVPYAPGGFADTRVRLLARKLGESLGQPIVVENKAGAGGVVGTSLIAKAAPDGYTIGTGNLAPMAVNPSLMKEMPYNPLKDLAPVILIENSPLVLSVNNELPVKTLADLIALAKKQPGKLSFGSSGVGGAHHLSGEMFREQAKIDIVHVPYKGGSLAATDLMGGHISMMFEMGYSALPAIQGGKIHPIAVTSAKRLAVLPDVPTMAESGLPGFESYNWQGIVAPAGTPAPIIAKLNAEFNRILKEPDVQKAIADTGSQAGGGTPEEFAAFIKSESEKWAHVIKAGNIQLQ from the coding sequence ATGAAACCATTGCGCCCCCTGATCGCCGCCCTGGCGGCCGCCGCCGCCTTCAGCGGCGCCGCCCAGGCCCAGACCGCAGACTGGCCCGCCAAGCCCATCACCATGATCGTGCCCTACGCGCCGGGCGGCTTTGCCGACACGCGCGTGCGCCTCCTTGCGCGCAAGCTGGGCGAGTCGCTGGGTCAGCCCATCGTCGTCGAGAACAAGGCGGGCGCGGGCGGCGTGGTCGGCACCAGCCTGATCGCCAAGGCGGCACCGGACGGCTACACCATCGGCACCGGCAACCTGGCCCCGATGGCGGTCAATCCGTCGCTCATGAAGGAAATGCCCTACAACCCGCTAAAGGACCTGGCGCCGGTCATCCTGATCGAAAACAGCCCGCTGGTCCTGAGCGTCAACAATGAACTGCCGGTAAAAACGCTGGCGGACCTGATCGCGCTGGCCAAGAAGCAGCCGGGCAAGCTGTCCTTCGGCTCGTCCGGCGTGGGCGGCGCGCACCACCTGTCCGGCGAAATGTTCCGCGAACAGGCCAAGATCGACATCGTCCACGTTCCTTACAAGGGCGGCAGCCTGGCCGCGACCGATCTGATGGGCGGCCATATCTCGATGATGTTCGAAATGGGCTATTCCGCGTTGCCGGCCATCCAGGGCGGCAAGATCCATCCCATCGCCGTCACGTCCGCCAAGCGCCTGGCCGTGCTGCCCGACGTGCCCACGATGGCCGAATCCGGCCTGCCGGGCTTCGAGTCGTACAACTGGCAGGGCATCGTCGCGCCGGCCGGCACGCCCGCGCCCATCATCGCCAAGCTCAACGCCGAATTCAATCGCATCCTTAAGGAACCGGATGTGCAGAAGGCCATCGCCGATACCGGCAGCCAGGCCGGCGGCGGCACGCCCGAGGAATTCGCAGCCTTCATCAAGAGCGAAAGCGAAAAGTGGGCCCACGTCATCAAGGCTGGAAATATCCAGCTTCAATAA
- a CDS encoding NAD(P)H-dependent flavin oxidoreductase, producing MTSRLTDLLKLDHPIIQAPMAGGATTVELVSEASKAGVLGSLGAAYMSPEQIEAAADAIRARTPRPFAINLFASVPDEPMQGDAGRMLALLARYHQQLGLPAPQAPGPQADPLPGQIDAILRVRPAVFSFTFGRVPAAVLARCRELGILTVGTATTVREAVALEQDGVDAVVAQGAEAGGHRGTFLDGFDASLIGTMALVPQIADAVSVPVIASGGIMDGRGIAAALALGADVAQMGTAFLTTEESGISDAYKAVLPASRSEQSRVTRAYSGRPARGIVNAFMRDADAIAADILPYPLQNALTRPMRTAGGKSGNINVLSLWAGQGAPLARRETTANLVQRLARETAAAQTRR from the coding sequence ATGACTTCCCGTCTGACAGACCTGCTCAAGCTGGACCACCCGATCATCCAGGCGCCCATGGCGGGCGGCGCGACCACGGTGGAACTGGTATCCGAGGCGTCGAAGGCGGGCGTCCTGGGATCCCTCGGGGCGGCCTACATGAGCCCCGAGCAGATCGAGGCCGCGGCGGACGCGATCCGCGCGCGCACGCCGCGCCCGTTCGCCATCAATCTCTTCGCTTCGGTGCCGGACGAGCCCATGCAGGGCGATGCCGGACGGATGCTGGCCCTGCTGGCCCGCTATCACCAGCAACTGGGCCTGCCCGCCCCCCAGGCCCCCGGTCCCCAGGCCGATCCGCTGCCGGGCCAGATCGACGCCATCCTGCGGGTGCGCCCCGCGGTCTTCAGCTTCACCTTCGGCCGGGTGCCGGCCGCCGTGCTGGCCCGCTGCCGCGAGCTGGGCATCCTGACCGTGGGCACGGCCACCACCGTGCGGGAGGCGGTCGCCCTGGAGCAGGACGGCGTGGATGCCGTCGTGGCGCAGGGCGCCGAGGCCGGCGGCCACCGTGGCACCTTCCTGGACGGGTTCGACGCGTCCCTGATCGGCACCATGGCCCTGGTGCCCCAAATTGCCGACGCGGTATCCGTGCCGGTCATCGCCTCCGGCGGCATCATGGACGGCCGCGGCATCGCCGCCGCGCTGGCCCTGGGCGCCGATGTGGCGCAAATGGGGACGGCCTTCCTGACCACCGAGGAATCCGGCATCAGCGACGCCTACAAGGCGGTCCTGCCCGCCTCGCGCTCCGAACAATCACGGGTCACCCGGGCATACTCCGGACGGCCCGCGCGCGGCATCGTCAACGCCTTCATGCGCGATGCCGACGCCATCGCGGCGGACATCCTGCCTTATCCCCTGCAGAACGCGCTGACGCGCCCCATGCGCACGGCCGGCGGAAAGAGCGGCAATATCAATGTCCTGTCCCTGTGGGCGGGCCAGGGCGCCCCGTTGGCCCGCCGCGAAACCACCGCGAACCTGGTCCAGCGCCTGGCCCGGGAAACCGCCGCCGCGCAAACGCGCCGCTGA
- a CDS encoding ABC transporter ATP-binding protein, which yields MSAQTSSTPEFALRLEGVALGYGDFTVLRDISMDVRAGQVVAVMGGSGSGKTTLLRAATGQITAQHGRVLAFGQDVAGVTPAELQSLRKRMGVLFQQGALFTDLNVFENVAFPLREHTRLGEAEITERVLDKLDAVGLRAAAHLRVAEISGGMARRVALARAVVLEPELILYDEPFAGLDPISLGITARLIRSLADRLGCASVLITHDVHESFAIADQVYLVGQGKLAASGTPDTLSASQDPYVQQFLKGEPDGPVAFHYPETPAFKKWLSEQKGRKA from the coding sequence ATGTCCGCTCAAACAAGCAGCACCCCGGAATTCGCCCTGCGCCTGGAAGGTGTGGCGCTAGGCTACGGTGATTTCACCGTCTTGCGCGACATTTCCATGGACGTTCGAGCGGGCCAGGTGGTTGCCGTCATGGGCGGCTCCGGGTCCGGCAAGACCACGCTGTTGCGGGCGGCCACCGGCCAGATCACCGCGCAGCACGGTCGGGTGCTGGCATTCGGCCAGGACGTGGCGGGCGTCACGCCGGCCGAATTGCAATCCCTGCGCAAGCGCATGGGCGTGCTGTTCCAGCAGGGCGCGCTCTTCACCGACCTGAACGTATTCGAGAACGTCGCCTTCCCGCTGCGCGAACACACCCGGCTCGGCGAGGCGGAAATCACCGAACGCGTGCTGGACAAGCTTGACGCCGTCGGCCTGCGCGCCGCCGCGCACCTGAGGGTGGCCGAGATCTCCGGCGGCATGGCACGCCGCGTGGCGCTGGCCCGCGCCGTGGTGCTGGAACCCGAACTCATCCTGTACGACGAACCCTTCGCCGGGCTTGACCCGATTTCGCTGGGCATCACCGCCCGCCTGATCCGCAGCCTGGCCGACCGCCTGGGCTGCGCGTCGGTGCTGATCACGCACGATGTGCACGAATCGTTCGCGATCGCCGACCAGGTCTACCTGGTCGGACAGGGCAAGCTGGCCGCCTCCGGCACGCCGGACACGCTGTCGGCCTCGCAAGATCCCTACGTGCAGCAATTCCTCAAGGGCGAACCCGACGGCCCCGTCGCGTTCCATTACCCCGAAACGCCCGCTTTCAAGAAGTGGCTGTCAGAACAGAAGGGGCGCAAAGCATGA
- the mlaE gene encoding lipid asymmetry maintenance ABC transporter permease subunit MlaE, with the protein MSGSNNAVAALGHWVRALVSGIGYFTRFFGALLARSGIALSRPRLVSQQVHFIGNYSLLIIAVSGMFVGFVLGLQGYYTLNRYGSEEALGLLVALSLVRELGPVVTALLFAGRAGTSLTAEIGLMKAGEQLSAMEVMAVDPIRRVLVPRLWGGIIAMPILAAVFSTVGILGGWVVGVLMIGVDAGAFWSQMQNGVDVWKDVANGVIKSLVFGVTVTLVALYEGWQAKPTPEGVARATTRTVVVGSLAVLGLDFLLTALMFGN; encoded by the coding sequence ATGAGCGGATCCAATAACGCCGTCGCCGCGCTGGGCCACTGGGTGCGCGCCCTGGTCTCCGGCATCGGCTACTTCACCCGGTTCTTCGGCGCCTTGCTGGCGCGCAGCGGCATTGCGCTGTCACGGCCGCGGCTGGTGTCGCAGCAGGTCCACTTCATCGGCAATTATTCCCTGCTGATCATTGCCGTGTCCGGCATGTTCGTGGGCTTCGTGCTGGGCCTGCAGGGCTATTACACGCTGAACCGCTACGGCTCCGAGGAGGCTCTGGGCCTGCTCGTGGCCCTGTCGCTGGTGCGCGAACTGGGGCCCGTCGTCACGGCGCTGCTGTTCGCGGGCCGCGCCGGCACCTCCCTCACGGCCGAGATCGGCCTGATGAAGGCCGGCGAACAACTCTCGGCCATGGAAGTCATGGCCGTGGACCCGATACGCCGCGTGCTCGTGCCGCGCCTGTGGGGCGGCATCATCGCCATGCCCATCCTGGCGGCGGTGTTTTCCACGGTGGGCATCCTGGGCGGCTGGGTCGTGGGCGTGCTCATGATCGGCGTGGACGCCGGCGCCTTCTGGTCGCAGATGCAAAATGGCGTCGACGTCTGGAAGGACGTGGCCAACGGCGTCATCAAGAGCCTGGTGTTCGGCGTCACCGTGACGCTGGTTGCGCTCTACGAAGGCTGGCAGGCCAAGCCCACCCCCGAAGGCGTTGCCCGCGCCACCACCCGCACCGTGGTCGTGGGCTCCCTGGCGGTTCTTGGGCTGGACTTCCTGCTCACCGCCTTGATGTTTGGAAATTGA
- the mlaD gene encoding outer membrane lipid asymmetry maintenance protein MlaD, which yields MSREKTDFWVGLFVLLGAVALAFLALRAGNLSTFSFAPTYTVTANFDNVGGLKVRAPVKSAGVVVGRVAGISFDDKTYQAIVSVNLETAYQFPKDSSASILTSGLLGEQYLGLTAGSEEENFTEGGKIRYTQSAVVLEQLISQFLYGSAEKQGTNAPEPAAKSPD from the coding sequence ATGTCACGCGAAAAAACCGACTTCTGGGTAGGCCTGTTTGTATTGCTCGGCGCGGTCGCGCTGGCGTTCCTGGCGTTGCGCGCCGGCAACTTGAGCACCTTTTCCTTTGCTCCGACCTATACGGTGACGGCCAACTTCGATAACGTAGGCGGCCTCAAGGTGCGCGCGCCGGTCAAGAGCGCCGGCGTGGTGGTTGGCCGGGTGGCCGGCATTTCCTTCGACGACAAGACCTACCAGGCCATCGTTTCGGTCAACCTGGAGACGGCTTATCAGTTCCCCAAGGACTCGTCGGCCTCCATCCTGACCTCGGGATTGCTGGGCGAACAGTACCTGGGCCTGACCGCCGGCAGCGAAGAAGAGAACTTTACCGAGGGCGGAAAAATCCGCTATACACAGAGCGCTGTTGTCCTCGAACAGCTGATCAGCCAGTTCCTGTATGGGTCGGCGGAGAAGCAGGGCACGAACGCGCCGGAGCCCGCCGCGAAATCGCCAGACTAA
- a CDS encoding MlaA family lipoprotein — protein sequence MNNKALSRIATVAAAGALMAGCAAPQNPDPRDPWEGFNRGVYQFNDTVDRAVFKPVAQAYTFVTPQPVRSCIHNIFSNVGDLWSGTNSFLQGRGHDFVNTLGRFLFNTTMGVGGCFDVASANGARKIPNDFGTTLGVWGFSQGPYLVLPFFGASSVRDGAGLVGDFAGTTYGYMGVDAIDNVRLRNSLWGLRVVDSRANLLDTTDMIDRVALDSYSFIRDAYLQRRAAMVLGHRVDDESSLPNYEDDEGDAPAAPAPQPATK from the coding sequence ATGAACAACAAAGCGCTTTCCCGTATCGCCACTGTCGCCGCCGCGGGCGCGTTGATGGCTGGCTGCGCCGCTCCGCAGAACCCGGACCCGCGCGATCCCTGGGAAGGCTTCAACCGGGGCGTCTACCAGTTCAACGATACGGTCGATCGCGCGGTGTTCAAGCCGGTTGCGCAGGCCTACACCTTTGTCACGCCGCAGCCGGTGCGCAGCTGCATCCACAACATCTTCAGCAACGTCGGCGACCTCTGGTCGGGCACCAACAGCTTCCTGCAAGGCCGCGGCCACGACTTCGTCAACACGCTGGGCCGCTTCCTGTTCAACACCACCATGGGCGTGGGCGGCTGCTTCGACGTGGCCTCCGCCAACGGCGCGCGCAAGATCCCGAACGACTTCGGCACCACGCTGGGCGTGTGGGGCTTCAGCCAGGGTCCGTACCTGGTGCTGCCGTTCTTCGGCGCGTCCAGCGTGCGCGACGGCGCCGGCCTGGTGGGCGACTTCGCCGGCACGACGTACGGCTACATGGGTGTCGACGCGATCGACAACGTCCGCCTGCGCAACTCGCTTTGGGGACTGCGCGTGGTGGACTCGCGCGCCAACCTGCTCGACACCACGGACATGATCGACCGCGTCGCGCTGGATTCGTACAGCTTCATCCGCGACGCCTATCTGCAGCGCCGCGCCGCAATGGTTCTGGGCCACCGTGTGGACGATGAATCCTCGCTGCCCAACTATGAAGACGACGAGGGCGACGCCCCCGCCGCTCCCGCGCCGCAACCCGCCACCAAGTAA
- a CDS encoding MlaC/ttg2D family ABC transporter substrate-binding protein codes for MSFSFTSLLQRLAFAGLLGLAAATAAQAKPDPNGPPDQFVLATANEALDVLKADGSVKAGNTARINQVVNEHILPYVNFQKTTRLATGRYWRQATEQQKTALAEAFRGTLVRTYSGALTRVTASTNVRALPFRGDAKADDVVVRTLISQANGQPTGVDYRLERTAQGWKIYDMNVEGIWLIENYRNQFAQQINQNGIDGLIQALNQRNQ; via the coding sequence ATGTCATTTTCTTTTACCTCCCTGCTGCAGCGTCTGGCTTTCGCGGGCCTTCTGGGCCTGGCGGCCGCCACGGCCGCGCAGGCCAAGCCGGACCCCAATGGTCCGCCCGACCAGTTCGTGCTGGCCACGGCCAATGAAGCCCTGGATGTCCTGAAGGCCGACGGTTCGGTCAAGGCCGGCAATACGGCCCGCATCAACCAGGTCGTCAACGAGCACATCCTGCCGTACGTCAATTTCCAGAAGACGACGCGACTGGCCACCGGCCGCTACTGGCGCCAGGCCACCGAACAGCAGAAGACGGCCCTGGCCGAAGCCTTCCGCGGCACCCTGGTGCGCACCTACAGCGGCGCGCTGACGCGCGTCACGGCCAGCACCAACGTCCGCGCGCTGCCCTTCCGCGGCGACGCCAAGGCCGACGACGTCGTCGTGCGCACCCTGATCAGCCAGGCCAACGGCCAGCCGACGGGCGTCGACTACCGCCTCGAAAGGACGGCCCAGGGCTGGAAGATCTACGACATGAACGTCGAAGGCATCTGGCTGATCGAGAACTACCGCAACCAGTTCGCGCAGCAGATCAACCAGAACGGCATCGACGGCCTGATCCAGGCGCTGAACCAGCGCAACCAGTAA
- a CDS encoding ABC transporter ATP-binding protein, with amino-acid sequence MSAVSLENVSKIYSPRQRGWQKLLGRTPGPGFQALDNVSLNIEHGEFFGLLGPNGAGKTTLISILAGLAHATSGRATVCGYDVVADYKSARRALGVVPQELVYDPFFTVRETLRIQSGYFGLRKNDDWIDEILFNLGLADKANSNMRALSGGMKRRVLVAQALVHRPPVIVLDEPTAGVDVDLRRTLWEFISRLNKAGHTIMLTTHYLEEAEALCGRIAMLKGGRIVALDTTQALLARVGGVDLEDAFVRIMHQDDEPAAPSLQPEEISS; translated from the coding sequence ATGTCTGCCGTCAGTCTAGAAAACGTCTCCAAGATCTACTCGCCGCGCCAGCGCGGCTGGCAGAAGCTGCTCGGGCGCACGCCCGGCCCCGGCTTCCAGGCGCTGGACAATGTCAGCCTGAATATCGAGCACGGCGAATTCTTCGGCCTGCTCGGGCCGAACGGCGCGGGCAAGACCACGCTGATCTCGATCCTCGCGGGCCTGGCGCATGCGACATCGGGCCGCGCCACCGTCTGTGGATACGACGTCGTGGCCGACTACAAGTCGGCACGGCGCGCCTTGGGCGTGGTGCCGCAGGAGCTGGTCTACGACCCCTTCTTCACCGTGCGCGAGACCCTGCGCATCCAGTCCGGGTATTTCGGCCTGCGCAAGAACGACGACTGGATCGACGAGATCCTGTTCAACCTGGGCCTGGCGGACAAGGCCAACTCCAACATGCGGGCGCTGTCCGGCGGCATGAAGCGCCGCGTGCTGGTGGCGCAGGCGCTGGTGCATCGCCCTCCCGTGATCGTGCTGGACGAACCCACCGCGGGCGTGGACGTGGACCTGCGCCGCACGCTGTGGGAGTTCATCTCGCGCCTGAACAAGGCCGGCCACACCATCATGCTCACCACCCACTACCTGGAAGAAGCCGAGGCGCTGTGCGGCCGCATCGCCATGCTCAAGGGCGGGCGCATCGTGGCGCTGGACACCACGCAGGCGCTGCTGGCCCGCGTGGGCGGCGTGGACCTCGAAGACGCGTTCGTCCGCATCATGCACCAGGACGACGAACCCGCCGCGCCGTCCCTGCAACCCGAAGAGATCTCGTCATGA
- a CDS encoding ABC transporter permease, translated as MTQSTATSSQPLVQPRLDAGSGFPTLLRKELLRFWKVSFQTIAAPVITALLYLLVFAHVLEGRVTVYGSVPYTSFLIPGLMMMSMLQNAFANPSSSLIQSRITGNLVFMLLPPLSHRDIFGAYVLAAIARGLAVGLCVWAVALFFVSLTPTHPLWVLVFAVLACGIMGVLGLIAGLWSEKFDQLAAFQNFLIMPATFLSGVFYSIHTLPPFWQSVSHWNPIFYTIDGFRYGFFSVSDVSPWRSLAVVTGVFLALSTYALRLLASGYKLRN; from the coding sequence ATGACCCAGTCCACCGCGACCTCCTCCCAGCCGCTGGTGCAACCCCGCCTGGACGCCGGCTCCGGCTTTCCGACCCTGCTGCGCAAGGAGCTGCTGCGCTTCTGGAAGGTCAGCTTCCAGACCATCGCCGCCCCCGTCATCACGGCGCTGCTTTACCTGCTGGTCTTTGCGCATGTCCTGGAAGGACGCGTCACGGTGTACGGGAGCGTGCCCTACACGTCGTTCCTGATCCCGGGGCTCATGATGATGAGCATGCTGCAGAACGCATTCGCCAACCCGTCGTCGTCGCTCATCCAGAGCCGCATCACCGGCAACCTCGTCTTCATGCTGCTGCCGCCGCTGTCGCACCGGGACATCTTCGGCGCCTACGTGCTGGCCGCGATCGCCCGCGGCCTGGCGGTCGGCCTGTGCGTGTGGGCGGTGGCGCTGTTCTTCGTGTCGCTGACCCCCACCCATCCGCTGTGGGTCCTGGTATTTGCCGTGCTGGCCTGCGGCATCATGGGCGTGCTGGGCCTGATCGCGGGCCTGTGGTCCGAGAAATTCGACCAGCTCGCGGCCTTCCAGAACTTCCTGATCATGCCGGCGACCTTCCTGTCCGGCGTGTTCTATTCCATCCATACGCTGCCGCCTTTCTGGCAAAGCGTGTCGCACTGGAACCCCATCTTCTACACCATCGACGGATTCCGCTACGGGTTCTTCTCGGTGTCGGACGTCTCCCCCTGGCGCAGCCTGGCAGTGGTGACGGGGGTGTTCCTTGCGCTATCGACTTATGCGCTGCGGCTTCTGGCCAGCGGCTACAAACTCAGGAACTGA
- a CDS encoding BolA family protein — protein sequence MLPTPEQVRQYIADGLPCEHLDVQGDGSHFDAVIVSTAFEGKRLIQRHQLVYAALGDRMKAEIHALSMRTLTPGEYQQAGE from the coding sequence ATGCTTCCCACTCCCGAGCAAGTCCGCCAATACATCGCGGACGGCCTGCCCTGTGAACACCTCGACGTGCAAGGCGATGGCTCGCACTTTGACGCCGTCATCGTCAGCACCGCCTTTGAAGGAAAGCGCCTGATCCAGCGCCATCAACTCGTCTACGCCGCGCTGGGCGACCGCATGAAGGCCGAGATCCACGCGCTTTCGATGCGTACCTTGACCCCAGGCGAATACCAGCAAGCAGGCGAGTAA
- the murA gene encoding UDP-N-acetylglucosamine 1-carboxyvinyltransferase, translating into MDKLRITGGARLHGEISISGAKNSALPILCAGLLTADALTLSNVPHLNDTGTMLRLLGRMGMRAERGGDGVVTLQANQVDNLEAPYDLVKTMRASILVLGPLLARFGEARVSLPGGCTIGQRPVDQHIKGLAALGAEISIEHGFVVARAKRLKGASIRTDMVTVTGTENLLMAAVLAEGQTVLENAAREPEVVDLAELLIKMGARIQGHGTDRIVIDGVDRLHGAEHRVISDRIEAGTFLCAVGAAGGDILLKNVDAHILGATLDKLAEAGLTIETGPDWIRGAMSGRPKAVGFRTHEYPGFATDMQAQLMALDAVADGTSVIVETIFENRYMHVQELRRMGAQIDIDGHTAIVRGVPSLSGATVMATDLRASASLVIAGLAADGETLVDRIYHLDRGYDQMEVKLRALGANIQRVTGKEQA; encoded by the coding sequence ATGGACAAACTACGCATCACCGGCGGCGCCCGGCTGCACGGCGAGATTTCGATTTCCGGGGCCAAGAACTCGGCCCTGCCAATCCTGTGCGCGGGCCTGCTGACCGCCGACGCGTTGACCCTCTCCAACGTGCCCCACCTGAACGACACGGGCACCATGCTGCGCCTCCTGGGCCGCATGGGCATGCGCGCCGAACGCGGCGGCGACGGCGTGGTCACGCTGCAGGCGAACCAGGTCGACAACCTGGAAGCGCCGTACGATCTGGTCAAGACCATGCGCGCGTCGATCCTGGTGCTGGGCCCGCTGCTCGCGCGCTTCGGCGAGGCCCGCGTGAGCCTGCCGGGCGGCTGCACCATCGGCCAGCGGCCCGTCGACCAGCACATCAAGGGCCTGGCCGCGCTGGGCGCCGAGATCAGCATCGAGCACGGTTTCGTGGTGGCGCGCGCCAAGCGCCTGAAGGGCGCCTCCATCCGCACCGACATGGTCACGGTCACCGGGACCGAGAACCTGCTGATGGCCGCCGTGCTGGCCGAAGGCCAGACCGTGCTGGAGAACGCCGCGCGCGAGCCCGAAGTGGTGGACCTGGCGGAGCTGCTCATCAAGATGGGCGCCCGCATCCAGGGCCACGGCACCGACCGGATCGTCATCGACGGCGTGGACCGCCTGCACGGCGCCGAACACCGCGTCATCTCCGACCGCATCGAAGCCGGCACCTTCCTGTGCGCGGTGGGTGCGGCCGGCGGGGACATCCTGCTGAAGAACGTCGACGCCCACATCCTGGGCGCCACCCTGGACAAGCTGGCCGAAGCCGGCCTGACCATCGAGACCGGCCCCGACTGGATCCGCGGCGCCATGTCCGGTCGACCCAAGGCCGTGGGTTTCCGCACCCACGAGTACCCCGGTTTCGCCACCGACATGCAGGCCCAGCTCATGGCGCTGGACGCCGTGGCCGACGGCACGTCCGTCATCGTCGAGACCATCTTCGAAAACCGCTACATGCACGTGCAGGAACTGCGACGCATGGGCGCCCAGATCGACATCGACGGCCACACCGCCATCGTGCGCGGCGTGCCCAGCCTGTCAGGCGCCACCGTCATGGCCACCGATCTGCGCGCATCGGCCAGCCTGGTCATCGCCGGCCTGGCCGCCGATGGCGAAACGCTGGTCGACCGCATCTATCACCTGGATCGCGGCTACGACCAGATGGAAGTGAAACTGCGCGCCCTCGGCGCGAACATCCAACGCGTTACCGGCAAGGAACAGGCATGA
- the hisG gene encoding ATP phosphoribosyltransferase produces MSNAPITPLTLALSKGRIFEETMPLLAEAGIEVPENPESSRKLILPTSDPGLRLIIVRASDVPTYVQYGAADLGIAGKDVLIEHAKEQPGGLYQPIDLNIAKCRLAVAVRKGFDYDAAVHQGARLRVATKYVQSAREHFAAKGVYVDIIKLYGSMELAPLVGLADCIVDLVSTGGTLRANDLVAVEDVMPISSRLIVNQAALKTRGDRLQPLLDAFERAASRNA; encoded by the coding sequence ATGAGCAATGCCCCCATCACTCCCCTGACCCTGGCCCTGTCCAAGGGCCGGATCTTTGAAGAAACCATGCCGCTGCTGGCGGAAGCCGGCATCGAAGTGCCCGAGAATCCGGAAAGCTCGCGCAAGCTCATCCTGCCCACCAGCGACCCCGGCCTGCGCCTGATCATCGTGCGCGCCTCCGACGTGCCCACCTATGTGCAGTACGGCGCGGCGGACCTGGGCATCGCGGGCAAGGACGTGCTCATCGAGCATGCCAAGGAGCAACCCGGCGGCCTGTACCAGCCCATCGACCTGAACATCGCGAAGTGCCGACTGGCCGTGGCGGTGCGCAAGGGCTTCGACTATGACGCCGCCGTCCACCAGGGCGCGCGCCTGCGCGTGGCCACCAAGTACGTGCAATCAGCCCGTGAACACTTCGCGGCCAAGGGTGTGTACGTGGACATCATCAAGCTGTATGGTTCGATGGAGCTGGCGCCGCTGGTCGGCCTGGCCGACTGCATCGTGGACCTGGTGTCCACCGGCGGCACGCTGCGCGCCAACGACCTGGTCGCAGTGGAAGACGTCATGCCGATCTCATCGCGCCTGATCGTCAACCAGGCCGCGCTGAAAACCCGCGGCGACCGCCTGCAACCGCTGCTGGACGCCTTCGAAAGAGCCGCCTCCCGCAACGCCTGA